A window from Terriglobia bacterium encodes these proteins:
- a CDS encoding trypsin-like peptidase domain-containing protein — MKHLMALVAASIVFSMTTESRLEAQSRSRAAQSLAELSDSLRDLSASVSLSVVQVTASGYGIDSDEQHAGVSIFARQRSTGSGIIVSDDGYIMTNAHVVDTARAIRVKLNGQRSAQSSVFDAKLIGMDSALDLALLKVDAQGLKPLPLGSSMDVKQGQIVLAFGSPLGMENSVSMGVVSAVSRQLSEDDPRIFIQTDTPINPGNSGGPLVDVNGRVIGINTFIFSQSGGSEGIGFAIPSNVARYAYTSLRRDGHVHRGQLGINARTITPALAIAFNLNPDNGVLVEDVLPDGPADKAKVHVGDVILSINDMPLHTVRDLSLMLYEFVIGNTITLQVQRDGKKLPIDVTVTEKQNDPVRFADLVSPDKNLITALAILGVTIDAKIRDLLPLRIDKGVLVAAFAGPPLYFGDQLHQGDVIHAVNGHSVSSVEELRTQLNNVKHSQPIVLQVERNASLSFLVMEGN; from the coding sequence ATGAAACACCTGATGGCCTTGGTTGCGGCATCGATCGTCTTCTCGATGACAACGGAAAGCCGGCTTGAAGCGCAGAGCCGCAGCAGGGCGGCCCAATCGCTCGCCGAGCTCAGTGATTCACTGCGCGACCTCAGCGCGTCGGTTTCCCTCTCGGTCGTTCAGGTAACCGCGAGCGGCTATGGCATCGACAGCGACGAGCAGCACGCCGGCGTCAGCATTTTTGCGCGGCAGCGGAGTACGGGATCGGGAATCATCGTCAGTGACGACGGTTACATCATGACGAACGCCCACGTTGTCGATACCGCCCGCGCTATCCGGGTAAAGCTGAACGGACAGCGCAGCGCGCAGAGTTCCGTGTTCGACGCGAAGCTGATCGGCATGGACAGCGCCCTGGACCTGGCGCTCCTGAAAGTCGACGCTCAGGGCCTGAAACCTCTGCCGCTCGGCAGCTCGATGGACGTGAAGCAGGGGCAGATCGTGCTCGCGTTCGGCAGCCCTCTCGGCATGGAAAACTCCGTCAGCATGGGCGTCGTGAGCGCCGTGTCCAGACAGTTGAGCGAAGACGATCCGCGAATTTTCATCCAGACTGATACACCGATCAATCCGGGAAACAGCGGCGGGCCGCTGGTCGACGTGAACGGCCGGGTTATCGGCATCAATACATTTATCTTTTCGCAATCCGGAGGCAGTGAAGGGATCGGCTTCGCCATTCCGAGCAATGTCGCGCGCTATGCCTACACATCTCTGAGACGTGACGGGCACGTGCATCGGGGACAACTCGGCATAAACGCGCGCACCATAACGCCGGCGCTGGCGATTGCTTTCAATCTCAATCCTGACAATGGCGTGCTGGTCGAGGACGTTCTGCCGGACGGACCGGCGGATAAAGCAAAAGTTCACGTCGGAGATGTCATTTTGAGCATCAACGACATGCCTCTTCACACGGTGCGGGATCTCTCGCTCATGCTTTATGAATTCGTCATCGGAAACACGATCACGCTGCAGGTTCAGCGCGACGGCAAGAAGCTGCCGATCGATGTCACGGTAACTGAAAAACAGAATGACCCGGTGCGCTTTGCCGACCTGGTCAGCCCGGATAAGAATCTGATAACGGCGCTCGCGATCCTGGGCGTCACCATCGACGCCAAGATCCGCGATCTGCTGCCTCTCCGCATCGATAAGGGTGTACTGGTCGCCGCATTTGCCGGACCGCCGCTGTACTTCGGCGATCAGTTGCATCAGGGAGACGTGATTCACGCCGTGAATGGGCATAGCGTGTCTTCCGTCGAAGAGCTACGCACGCAGCTCAACAACGTGAAGCACAGCCAGCCTATCGTGCTTCAGGTCGAGCGAAACGCGAGCCTGAGTTTTCTAGTGATGGAGGGTAACTGA